In Planctomycetaceae bacterium, a genomic segment contains:
- a CDS encoding c-type cytochrome, protein MSATFAGRIFSSGRIFSHATIAGRLLLLIALFQSLCAAISDDFPEIYNSERDRNAKPMAAEKAAASLSVPAGFQVSVFASEPMVQNPIAMAFDRRGRIWVAENYTYAERQQRFDLSLRDRVLIFEDSNNDGRADQRTVFTDDVQILTSVEIGHGGVWLMCPPRLLFIPDTDEDGKPDGPAQVALDGFTIGQDSYHNFANGLRWGPDGWLYGRCGHSCPGWIGQPGTPQDQRVPIDGGIWRYHPTRKVVEVLCHGTVNPWGHDWDEFGELFFINTVIGHLWHMMPGAHFKESFGESMNPLVYERMDMIADHFHFDTSLGWSKSRDGKATDHGGGHAHIGMMIYQGRQWPEEYRGKLLTLNMHGRQCNVERLERLGAGYVGRHEPDFFASQDPFFRGMDIRTGPDGNAYVIDWSDTGECHEQTGVHRQSGRIFRIAWNGQPSATTTPKRTASPNETAERLKSIWQTYRDHQLTQSQMLSLLDEKDEHMRVWGIRLLTDFWPLDTITGLRPAIQWEPGSNEHAAMDTIISRFLEMASTEESGLVLSALASTLQRLPVDRRSSLAAEIMKHPAYANDPSLPFLTWFGLMAVANERPTELVPLVLNSKWPRLTQWIARSIGSAAVGNRGHSQNSASTSGAETVIPDKISSGATSFDSLLDDLIAVIPDLEEPLQLAVLRGLRDSFQGVRKVDRPPSWENIATTSAARNDPELFRGLDIVFGSGRALNEIKAIAMSTTADKLTRDAALRTLIAAEPDDLRDFCSTFIRVRGANLIAAQALARFDDANIARLLIENFRRFPADDRPGVIQILTSRARFARELLLAAKEGAPISVTAITPADARMIRSLDDNSINRLLAEVWGEIRDTPADKEAAANKLRSQLTPEILASGNLPAGRVLFRKHCSQCHRLYEEGATIGPNLTGAQRGNLDYLIDNIVDPSGVVGKDFRMSVIALKNGRILNGLIASENSQSLSIQTTTERLTLPQDEIDEKRTTSLSPMPDGILEKLSTAEIRDLFAYLMHPTQVPD, encoded by the coding sequence TTGTCTGCTACCTTCGCTGGCCGGATATTTTCCTCAGGGAGAATCTTTTCTCACGCAACCATCGCCGGCAGGCTTCTGCTGTTGATCGCATTGTTTCAGAGTCTTTGCGCAGCCATCAGCGATGACTTCCCCGAAATTTACAACAGCGAACGCGACAGGAATGCGAAGCCGATGGCCGCGGAAAAGGCTGCTGCTTCGCTGAGCGTTCCAGCCGGTTTTCAGGTGTCGGTCTTTGCATCCGAACCCATGGTGCAGAATCCGATTGCCATGGCCTTTGATCGGCGGGGACGGATCTGGGTCGCAGAAAATTACACGTATGCAGAGCGACAGCAGCGGTTTGACTTGTCCCTGCGGGACCGTGTGTTGATTTTCGAAGACAGTAACAATGATGGTCGTGCCGATCAGCGAACCGTTTTTACAGATGACGTTCAGATTTTGACAAGCGTGGAAATCGGCCACGGCGGCGTATGGCTGATGTGCCCACCTCGACTCCTGTTTATCCCGGATACCGATGAAGACGGCAAGCCCGACGGTCCCGCTCAGGTTGCGCTGGATGGCTTTACGATTGGACAGGACAGCTACCATAACTTTGCCAATGGCCTGAGATGGGGCCCTGATGGCTGGCTCTATGGGCGGTGTGGCCATTCGTGCCCGGGATGGATTGGCCAGCCGGGTACTCCGCAGGATCAACGCGTACCGATTGACGGCGGAATATGGCGATACCATCCGACGCGCAAAGTGGTAGAGGTGCTTTGCCACGGCACGGTAAATCCCTGGGGCCATGACTGGGACGAATTCGGCGAACTCTTCTTCATCAACACAGTCATCGGACACCTTTGGCATATGATGCCAGGAGCGCATTTCAAAGAGTCTTTTGGCGAAAGCATGAATCCGTTGGTTTACGAGCGAATGGACATGATCGCCGACCACTTTCATTTTGATACTTCACTGGGCTGGTCGAAAAGTCGCGATGGCAAGGCGACTGATCATGGCGGTGGTCACGCACACATCGGCATGATGATTTACCAGGGCAGGCAGTGGCCCGAAGAATATCGTGGTAAGCTGTTGACTCTCAACATGCATGGTCGGCAATGCAACGTGGAACGTCTCGAACGACTGGGAGCTGGCTATGTCGGTCGACACGAGCCTGATTTTTTCGCCAGTCAGGACCCTTTCTTTCGGGGCATGGATATCCGAACGGGCCCTGACGGGAACGCGTACGTCATCGACTGGAGTGACACGGGTGAATGCCACGAACAAACCGGTGTGCATCGCCAGAGTGGGCGAATATTCAGGATTGCATGGAATGGCCAGCCATCAGCGACAACCACACCAAAACGAACCGCTTCCCCAAATGAAACAGCGGAACGTTTGAAATCTATCTGGCAGACTTATCGAGATCACCAATTGACGCAATCACAAATGCTGTCACTACTGGACGAAAAAGACGAACACATGCGCGTGTGGGGGATTCGTCTTCTCACTGATTTTTGGCCGCTGGATACGATCACGGGACTTCGTCCCGCCATTCAATGGGAGCCCGGATCGAATGAACACGCCGCAATGGACACCATCATTAGCCGGTTTCTCGAAATGGCGTCAACGGAAGAGTCAGGACTTGTCCTGTCTGCACTGGCATCCACTCTTCAACGATTGCCCGTTGACCGCCGTTCGTCATTAGCCGCAGAAATCATGAAACATCCGGCCTATGCAAATGATCCTTCCCTGCCGTTCCTGACTTGGTTTGGATTGATGGCCGTTGCAAACGAACGGCCGACAGAACTGGTACCGCTGGTCCTGAATTCCAAATGGCCGCGTCTTACTCAGTGGATTGCCAGAAGCATTGGATCGGCGGCGGTTGGAAATCGGGGTCATAGCCAGAATTCCGCTTCGACCTCTGGAGCCGAAACCGTCATTCCGGACAAGATTTCTTCTGGCGCCACGTCATTCGACTCCCTGCTCGATGACCTGATCGCAGTCATCCCGGACCTTGAGGAACCTCTGCAGCTTGCCGTTCTTCGGGGATTGCGAGACTCATTTCAGGGCGTGCGTAAAGTTGACCGCCCACCGTCATGGGAAAATATTGCCACAACATCTGCCGCTCGCAACGATCCCGAATTGTTTCGCGGACTGGACATCGTCTTCGGAAGTGGCCGCGCGCTGAATGAAATCAAAGCCATTGCGATGAGTACAACGGCCGATAAACTGACACGCGATGCGGCACTCCGAACACTGATTGCTGCCGAGCCTGACGATCTGCGTGACTTTTGCTCAACGTTTATCAGGGTCAGAGGCGCGAATCTGATCGCAGCTCAGGCTCTCGCGCGATTTGACGATGCAAATATCGCCCGCTTGCTGATCGAAAACTTCCGTCGTTTTCCAGCCGATGACCGGCCGGGCGTCATCCAGATCCTCACATCCCGCGCGCGTTTTGCACGTGAACTCCTGCTGGCCGCGAAAGAGGGGGCGCCCATCTCTGTCACTGCCATCACGCCGGCAGACGCACGAATGATTCGCAGCCTGGACGACAACAGCATCAACCGACTGCTGGCCGAGGTTTGGGGCGAGATCCGAGATACTCCCGCCGACAAAGAGGCGGCGGCGAATAAACTCCGCTCGCAACTGACTCCTGAGATTCTGGCATCGGGCAACCTCCCCGCGGGACGCGTCTTGTTTCGCAAACACTGCTCGCAATGCCACCGCCTTTACGAAGAGGGCGCAACGATTGGGCCTAATCTCACCGGAGCTCAGCGGGGTAACCTCGACTATCTCATTGACAACATTGTCGACCCCAGCGGTGTCGTGGGAAAAGATTTCCGCATGTCCGTTATTGCATTGAAGAACGGTCGGATTCTGAATGGATTGATCGCATCGGAAAACAGCCAGAGTCTGAGTATCCAGACAACAACGGAACGTTTGACGCTGCCGCAGGATGAAATTGATGAGAAGCGAACGACAAGCCTTTCACCGATGCCGGACGGAATTCTGGAAAAGCTCTCCACTGCAGAGATTCGCGATCTGTTTGCCTACCTGATGCACCCCACCCAGGTACCGGACTGA
- a CDS encoding Gfo/Idh/MocA family oxidoreductase, whose amino-acid sequence MSDQQKNPNALLSHDSGRRNFLRTTATMAAGLFVAAPQPVFAQSGDKLKIAVIGCGGRGGSNLKSVSSEHITALCDVNESNLNRAAESYSSARKATDFRRIFDHPDEFDAVVVSTCEHTHAFATLPALQLGKHVYCEKPLTHNVREARIIREAAGRAGVATQMGTQIHAGENYRRVVELIQTGAIGKVTECHVWVSRAWGWHATKEEADAHKDIVFVQERPKTSDPIPANLNWDLWLGPALERPFSNVYFPGPKWYRWWDFGNGTMSDLGSHWIDLPFWALNLKYPARIEASGPPVNSEIAPASMQVRYEYEEMGSQPQVSLTWYQGTNRPEILSTGQIPAWGNGVLFIGENGMLLADYGKHVLLPEEKFVDFKRPDPYLPPSLGHHQEWIHACKTGAPTTCNFEYAGWLTEANHLGNVAYRTGKSLQWDAAEMRATNAPEADRFITREYRKGWSLG is encoded by the coding sequence ATGTCCGATCAGCAGAAGAACCCAAACGCACTTCTGAGCCATGACTCTGGTCGCCGAAATTTTCTTCGAACGACAGCGACAATGGCTGCAGGACTCTTTGTCGCTGCTCCTCAACCAGTGTTCGCTCAGTCGGGTGACAAGTTGAAGATTGCGGTCATTGGTTGCGGAGGACGTGGTGGAAGTAATCTGAAATCGGTCTCTTCGGAACACATCACGGCTTTGTGCGATGTCAATGAAAGCAACCTGAACCGAGCCGCCGAATCATATTCATCCGCCCGCAAGGCTACCGACTTCCGCCGCATTTTCGATCATCCTGACGAATTCGATGCCGTCGTTGTGAGCACCTGCGAACACACCCACGCTTTTGCAACCCTCCCTGCACTGCAACTTGGAAAGCACGTGTATTGCGAAAAGCCGCTGACTCATAACGTCCGCGAAGCCCGAATCATCCGTGAAGCAGCCGGGCGCGCCGGGGTTGCAACGCAGATGGGAACGCAGATTCACGCTGGTGAAAACTACCGACGGGTCGTGGAACTCATCCAGACCGGAGCCATCGGCAAAGTCACCGAATGTCATGTCTGGGTCTCGAGAGCATGGGGATGGCACGCGACGAAAGAAGAGGCGGATGCCCACAAGGACATCGTCTTTGTGCAGGAACGCCCAAAGACATCTGACCCGATTCCTGCAAATCTGAACTGGGATCTGTGGCTCGGTCCCGCACTCGAACGTCCCTTCAGCAACGTCTACTTTCCAGGCCCCAAATGGTATCGCTGGTGGGATTTTGGCAATGGAACAATGAGCGACCTCGGCAGCCACTGGATCGATTTGCCGTTCTGGGCACTGAACCTGAAATATCCAGCGCGTATTGAAGCGTCTGGTCCACCGGTGAATTCAGAGATCGCGCCCGCATCGATGCAGGTACGCTACGAATACGAAGAGATGGGCAGTCAGCCTCAGGTCTCGCTCACCTGGTACCAGGGAACCAACCGACCCGAGATCCTGAGCACAGGACAGATTCCGGCGTGGGGAAATGGCGTACTGTTCATTGGGGAAAACGGAATGCTCCTCGCGGACTACGGCAAGCATGTCCTACTGCCCGAGGAGAAGTTTGTTGACTTCAAACGCCCGGATCCGTACCTGCCACCGTCTTTGGGACATCATCAGGAATGGATTCACGCCTGCAAGACAGGAGCCCCGACAACCTGCAATTTCGAATATGCAGGCTGGCTGACGGAGGCCAATCATCTGGGCAACGTTGCATACCGTACCGGCAAATCACTGCAGTGGGACGCTGCCGAAATGCGGGCTACGAACGCTCCAGAGGCAGACCGCTTCATCACGCGTGAATATCGCAAGGGCTGGTCACTCGGCTAG
- a CDS encoding DUF1570 domain-containing protein, producing the protein MVDLQNPARFANVARRRRIVVFFWVCVLLNTTEQISGQLKDSVQRPSAVFGDERSGQSGTLSVTIRESESEIVVSGRILVRAADGGLLIEERSGRIRIVKAETIIQESVSDSPFTRFNSDELSAYLRGITGPEFGITKTPHYVICSNSSPEYAEFCGKLLERVHGEFFDLFEHETRPFIVQPTAPLPIIILATNQELVAFGKTQHPDVSFEDTPGYYSVRENQVLMHDLSGEPQRSSISSIRKKLSGMPRQVSTVVHEAVHQLAFNSGLQVRMADNPLWFSEGLSLWFEPASVRSTLLWNRPGQVNPVHQPLFRSQIIGERLVLPLQQLVASDAPFQNADQVAAAYSESWALMTWLIRKDPEGMDRFMKAISQRKPLKQLTPDERSLEFQSAFEESLDEIETSLIPYIGRMRVP; encoded by the coding sequence ATGGTTGATCTCCAAAACCCTGCGCGATTTGCAAACGTCGCGCGCAGGCGGCGCATTGTAGTGTTCTTTTGGGTCTGCGTCCTGTTGAACACGACCGAACAAATCTCCGGGCAACTGAAAGACTCTGTCCAGCGTCCCTCTGCGGTCTTTGGCGATGAGCGTTCCGGGCAATCCGGCACGTTGAGCGTGACAATTCGCGAATCAGAAAGCGAAATCGTTGTTTCTGGTCGAATTCTGGTTCGTGCTGCCGATGGCGGTCTGCTTATCGAAGAACGCAGCGGGCGAATCCGGATCGTTAAGGCAGAGACAATCATTCAGGAATCTGTTTCTGACAGTCCATTCACGCGTTTCAATTCGGACGAACTCTCCGCCTATCTTCGTGGAATCACAGGCCCGGAGTTCGGGATTACCAAAACCCCGCATTACGTGATCTGCAGCAATTCATCACCGGAGTATGCAGAATTCTGCGGGAAGTTGCTCGAACGTGTTCATGGCGAGTTTTTTGATTTGTTTGAGCACGAGACGCGTCCCTTTATCGTGCAGCCAACGGCTCCGTTGCCCATCATTATTCTTGCAACAAATCAGGAACTCGTCGCTTTCGGAAAAACACAGCACCCGGACGTGTCGTTTGAAGACACGCCCGGATACTACTCAGTCCGGGAGAATCAGGTTCTGATGCACGACCTTTCCGGCGAACCCCAACGTAGTTCCATCAGCAGTATCCGCAAAAAACTTTCCGGCATGCCGCGTCAGGTCTCAACGGTTGTCCATGAAGCGGTTCATCAATTGGCGTTCAATAGTGGTCTTCAGGTGCGAATGGCGGACAATCCGCTTTGGTTTTCGGAAGGTTTGTCGTTGTGGTTTGAGCCGGCATCAGTTCGATCAACGTTGCTCTGGAATCGCCCGGGGCAGGTCAATCCTGTCCATCAGCCGTTATTCCGGTCGCAAATCATCGGAGAACGGCTCGTCCTCCCGTTACAACAGTTGGTTGCGAGTGACGCTCCATTTCAGAATGCCGACCAGGTAGCCGCGGCTTACTCCGAAAGCTGGGCGCTGATGACATGGCTGATCCGAAAAGACCCGGAAGGCATGGACCGCTTTATGAAGGCAATCTCCCAACGGAAACCGCTGAAACAGCTCACTCCTGATGAACGATCCCTGGAGTTTCAGTCGGCATTTGAAGAATCATTAGACGAAATTGAAACCTCCCTGATTCCTTACATCGGACGCATGCGGGTGCCATGA
- a CDS encoding DUF1549 domain-containing protein has product MLNNHNLRLLVFCLACFLSAQAYSISEPAATEPAATDAVDDVASVVDAHIRKARHRVGVTPADICSDSEFVRRVYLDIAGRIPTGSERETFLMAPEKNRRRNLVDSLLESEDYVHHFADMLDVMLMGRGSRRRYEDRVRYHWRDWLETEIRQNHPWNQMAARILLARPQTPEDRGAVWFLYERKDDFQKIAEAVSPAFLGLRIECAQCHDHMVATEIEQQHYWGLVAFFNRGRNVETDDGPRVAESAIGGFSDFANLEGSSSPNLLTFFQSTTVKEDRPKPDETQVDGDEMYLEPSIAGDPRVPRFSRRQEFVEQILLPHPQLARAFVNRTWAMFMGRGIVHPFDQMDSVHPPSHPELLDYLAQDFRDSNYDVRRLVRILVSTQVYQLSSQRPNGAEDPATFSWAIERPLSAEQLSRSIQLSIRGEIHHDMTLLDSLRDKMPAVMPEQSITSVSEALYLSNNESLNEFIRSSTKPHHLSSALLKMQSNEERIEHLFRTIFGRSATSEEFAAVSSMLEKDMSAKTLNHVAWAMVTSAEFRFNH; this is encoded by the coding sequence ATGTTGAACAACCACAACTTAAGATTGCTCGTTTTCTGCCTCGCCTGTTTTCTTTCCGCTCAGGCCTATTCAATTTCAGAGCCTGCTGCCACAGAGCCTGCTGCCACTGACGCAGTGGACGACGTTGCTTCGGTTGTTGACGCACACATCAGAAAAGCACGCCATCGCGTCGGAGTAACTCCAGCGGACATTTGTTCTGATTCAGAATTTGTGCGTCGCGTTTACCTCGACATTGCCGGCCGTATTCCAACAGGATCAGAGCGTGAGACGTTCCTGATGGCTCCTGAGAAGAATCGACGGCGAAACCTGGTTGATTCGTTGCTCGAGAGTGAAGACTACGTCCATCATTTTGCAGACATGCTTGATGTGATGCTGATGGGGCGAGGCTCACGCCGTCGCTACGAAGACCGAGTCAGGTATCATTGGCGAGACTGGCTTGAGACCGAAATTCGTCAGAATCACCCCTGGAACCAGATGGCCGCCCGGATTTTACTCGCACGACCTCAAACTCCGGAAGACCGCGGAGCTGTTTGGTTCCTGTATGAACGGAAGGATGACTTTCAAAAGATTGCTGAAGCCGTTTCCCCGGCATTTCTCGGTCTTCGAATCGAATGTGCCCAGTGCCACGATCACATGGTAGCCACGGAGATCGAGCAACAGCATTACTGGGGACTCGTCGCATTTTTCAATCGCGGCAGGAACGTTGAAACAGACGACGGGCCCCGCGTCGCGGAATCCGCTATTGGCGGATTTTCTGACTTCGCAAATCTGGAAGGCAGCAGCAGCCCAAATCTGTTGACCTTCTTCCAGTCAACGACCGTCAAGGAAGATCGTCCGAAGCCTGATGAAACGCAGGTCGATGGCGATGAAATGTATTTGGAACCCAGCATTGCGGGGGATCCACGAGTGCCCCGTTTCTCACGTCGGCAGGAGTTTGTCGAACAGATTCTTTTGCCACACCCGCAGCTTGCCCGCGCGTTCGTGAATCGGACCTGGGCCATGTTCATGGGGCGAGGAATCGTGCATCCGTTCGATCAGATGGATAGTGTCCATCCACCATCGCACCCGGAACTCCTGGACTATCTGGCACAGGACTTTCGCGACTCGAATTACGACGTTCGCAGACTTGTACGAATCCTGGTTTCCACTCAGGTTTACCAGTTGTCATCACAAAGACCGAACGGAGCCGAAGACCCGGCTACATTTTCCTGGGCCATCGAACGGCCCCTTTCCGCAGAGCAGCTGTCGCGGTCCATTCAGCTTTCCATCAGGGGCGAAATTCATCATGACATGACACTGCTGGACAGTCTCCGGGACAAGATGCCTGCGGTCATGCCGGAACAAAGCATTACCAGTGTGAGCGAAGCTTTGTACCTTTCCAACAACGAATCACTCAACGAGTTTATTCGGTCCAGTACAAAGCCGCATCATTTGTCTTCGGCACTGTTGAAGATGCAGTCAAACGAGGAGCGGATTGAGCACCTCTTCAGGACGATCTTCGGGAGGTCTGCAACCTCGGAAGAATTCGCAGCCGTATCTTCAATGCTGGAAAAAGACATGAGCGCGAAAACACTGAACCACGTGGCGTGGGCCATGGTGACCAGCGCTGAGTTCAGATTCAACCATTGA
- a CDS encoding exo-alpha-sialidase, translated as MVRTKFLCLAITLMQVLCFSGDTGADESAIAAREHLFLEPKVHDQCLQVLRSGLAGIHGEDFWPAIHAAEGLTLGGHSSEVIETLTPLMETETDDQRRCGLARELVRAGDVLRDRVMLNILAANNPHGHTHAAESLYKVYRLGSGAAMRMRFETTTDLRLKLMTAGALARGGNPEAVVFLREMLNHRDPELCKVAAWILGRIGTVDDIPLIQSQLSRHADELTTAYLNHSLAALGDPSGLAALAKNLQSSDPAVRTYAATFAGDAWATHLAPLLTTMLNDPHKDAAIRAAQSLLQMSRGESVAVNEDVSRIVFAATGEHPRNTEGSVIELADGSLLFAATQFEDRGSDFDSAKIVASRSGDGGRTWSLPTILQENTGGMNVMSVTLRRIQNQSANRIALFYLQKNGLDDLDMYVRFSDDEARTFGAPILVTSDPGYHVINNDRVLQLTGGRLLVPAASTSDVKSVNHFVSHCYLSDDGGETWRSPVSDGGDGRFVDAARRGAMEPDLVELRDGRIMMLVRTQLGDIGRSYSSDRGETWSEMELLGLRAPEAPCTVRRIPSTGHLMLVWNHTWQEGQGHGGRRTPLTVALSKDEGTNWSIACNLETDPERTFSYTSLTFIHHRAVMSYWDNTGSQYSCRFRSVPVSRFYRSE; from the coding sequence ATGGTGCGAACCAAATTTCTCTGTCTGGCCATCACACTTATGCAGGTTCTCTGCTTTTCCGGGGACACGGGAGCGGACGAGTCGGCGATAGCGGCAAGGGAACACCTGTTCCTGGAACCGAAAGTTCATGACCAGTGTTTGCAGGTTCTGAGATCCGGCCTGGCCGGTATCCATGGCGAAGACTTCTGGCCAGCGATCCATGCAGCCGAAGGTTTAACTCTCGGCGGCCATTCGTCCGAAGTCATTGAAACTCTGACTCCCCTTATGGAAACGGAAACCGATGACCAGCGGCGTTGTGGCCTGGCTCGTGAACTTGTGCGGGCCGGAGATGTCTTGCGGGACCGCGTTATGCTGAATATCCTGGCGGCAAACAATCCTCATGGACACACCCATGCAGCGGAAAGTCTCTATAAGGTGTACCGCCTGGGCAGTGGTGCTGCGATGCGGATGCGGTTTGAAACGACCACAGACCTGCGTTTGAAGTTGATGACGGCCGGCGCACTGGCTCGAGGCGGAAACCCGGAAGCGGTGGTATTTCTGCGCGAAATGCTGAACCACCGCGATCCTGAATTATGCAAAGTCGCTGCCTGGATTCTGGGAAGAATTGGCACCGTGGATGACATCCCACTGATCCAAAGTCAACTTTCCCGGCATGCCGATGAACTCACCACTGCGTACCTCAATCATTCGCTGGCCGCACTGGGCGATCCTTCCGGGCTCGCCGCCCTCGCAAAGAATCTTCAAAGCAGCGATCCGGCTGTTCGTACTTATGCCGCTACATTTGCCGGGGACGCATGGGCCACGCATCTGGCACCATTGCTGACTACGATGCTGAATGATCCGCACAAAGATGCCGCGATTCGCGCGGCTCAGTCATTGCTGCAGATGTCACGGGGCGAATCAGTCGCGGTGAATGAGGATGTGTCACGAATTGTCTTCGCAGCAACCGGGGAGCATCCACGAAATACAGAAGGGTCAGTGATCGAACTGGCGGATGGATCACTTCTGTTTGCTGCAACTCAGTTCGAAGACAGAGGAAGTGATTTCGACAGCGCAAAGATTGTTGCCAGTCGGTCCGGAGACGGAGGACGCACCTGGTCATTACCGACTATCCTGCAAGAGAATACCGGCGGGATGAACGTAATGAGCGTCACCTTGCGCAGGATTCAGAATCAATCCGCGAACCGAATCGCACTGTTTTATCTTCAGAAGAACGGACTGGACGATTTGGACATGTATGTTCGCTTTTCTGACGACGAAGCCCGAACGTTTGGTGCTCCGATTCTCGTAACCAGCGATCCTGGTTACCACGTGATCAACAATGATCGAGTACTTCAGCTGACCGGCGGTCGGCTGCTGGTGCCAGCGGCTTCCACTTCTGATGTGAAGTCGGTAAACCATTTTGTGAGTCATTGTTATCTCTCGGATGATGGCGGCGAAACATGGAGATCCCCTGTCAGCGATGGAGGCGATGGCAGATTTGTTGACGCGGCCAGACGAGGAGCGATGGAGCCGGATCTCGTGGAACTCCGGGACGGTCGCATCATGATGCTTGTTCGAACCCAGTTGGGGGACATTGGCCGAAGCTACTCGAGCGATCGGGGTGAAACGTGGTCGGAAATGGAATTGCTGGGATTGCGAGCACCCGAGGCCCCTTGCACCGTTCGGCGGATACCATCCACAGGTCATCTGATGCTGGTTTGGAACCATACCTGGCAGGAAGGTCAGGGCCATGGAGGCCGTCGAACCCCGCTAACGGTCGCATTGTCCAAAGATGAAGGCACAAACTGGTCAATTGCCTGCAACCTTGAGACCGACCCGGAACGTACCTTTTCCTACACAAGTCTGACCTTTATTCACCACCGAGCTGTCATGAGCTATTGGGACAATACCGGATCGCAATATTCATGTCGGTTTCGTTCTGTGCCAGTGAGTCGGTTCTATCGATCGGAATGA
- a CDS encoding glycoside hydrolase family 15 protein, which yields MTDPFLTIPSSDWLRDSSADRLTDLLQFLTNQGTFSFPILPNGLFSAIGSESDVAEVTGYRNVWLRDNIHIAWAHWAVQKDSSVPSACLRTLLEFYSRHEHRFDSIIDHQADADEPMNRPHIRFNGTDLKELDEKWSHAQNDALGYLLWLTCRLTNEAQFSPKESEWNILADVVHYFASVKYWQDEDSGHWEEVRKISASSIGTALAGLVELKTLLEATDAAEAISNTRRGVPAALLNELIARGRTALESILPFECIQEDPAKRREFDAALLFLIYPLNIVSESQADEILNRVTHNLQGPIGIRRYPGDSYWCADYKELLSADARTADFSDSLGARDALLKPGFEAQWCIFDPIISCIYGERFRTSGRTEDKQKQMEYLRRSLAQLTPVGSEFGAFRCPESYFCERGNWIPNDITPLLWTQANLWQALMLAADQ from the coding sequence ATGACAGATCCGTTCCTCACAATTCCATCGTCCGACTGGCTCCGTGACTCATCTGCCGATCGCCTGACCGATCTCCTTCAGTTCCTGACGAACCAGGGGACATTTTCATTTCCAATTCTGCCGAATGGATTGTTCTCCGCGATTGGCAGCGAATCGGATGTTGCAGAGGTCACGGGCTACAGAAACGTCTGGTTGAGAGACAATATTCACATTGCGTGGGCACACTGGGCTGTGCAAAAAGATTCGTCCGTTCCCTCAGCATGTCTTCGCACGCTTCTGGAATTCTATTCTCGGCACGAACATCGATTTGATTCAATTATTGACCATCAGGCGGATGCCGATGAACCGATGAATCGTCCTCACATTCGTTTCAACGGCACAGATCTGAAAGAGCTGGATGAGAAATGGTCTCACGCTCAGAATGATGCCCTGGGATATTTACTCTGGCTCACATGTCGGCTGACAAATGAAGCGCAGTTTTCTCCCAAAGAAAGTGAATGGAACATTCTGGCAGACGTGGTCCATTATTTTGCTTCAGTGAAATACTGGCAGGATGAAGACAGTGGACACTGGGAAGAGGTCCGCAAGATTTCCGCTTCCAGTATCGGAACAGCACTCGCCGGACTCGTCGAACTAAAGACTCTTCTGGAGGCAACCGACGCAGCGGAGGCGATTTCCAACACCCGACGTGGTGTTCCAGCGGCTTTGCTGAATGAGCTCATTGCCAGGGGACGCACGGCGCTTGAATCGATCCTTCCGTTTGAGTGCATTCAGGAAGACCCGGCCAAACGACGGGAATTCGATGCGGCGTTGCTGTTTCTGATCTACCCGCTCAACATTGTCTCTGAATCTCAGGCAGATGAAATCCTGAATCGGGTCACTCACAACCTGCAGGGGCCCATTGGAATTCGTCGTTATCCCGGAGATTCTTACTGGTGCGCGGACTATAAAGAACTGCTGTCAGCGGATGCTCGAACGGCCGATTTCAGTGACAGTCTGGGGGCCAGAGACGCGCTGCTGAAGCCTGGCTTCGAGGCTCAGTGGTGCATCTTCGATCCGATTATCTCCTGCATCTATGGCGAGCGATTTCGGACCTCCGGTCGGACGGAGGATAAGCAAAAACAGATGGAGTATCTGCGTCGCTCTCTGGCACAATTGACGCCGGTTGGCAGTGAGTTTGGTGCGTTTCGTTGCCCGGAATCATATTTTTGCGAACGCGGAAACTGGATTCCGAATGATATCACCCCGCTGCTCTGGACTCAGGCAAATCTCTGGCAGGCGCTGATGCTGGCGGCGGATCAGTGA